One window of Streptomyces sp. SUK 48 genomic DNA carries:
- a CDS encoding DUF397 domain-containing protein, whose protein sequence is MNNAESSTDALGLAWFKSSYSGAEGGQCVEVAAGTAVVHIRDSKAITGPRLTVSRKAWAGFVGLASSEW, encoded by the coding sequence ATGAACAACGCTGAGTCCTCGACCGACGCACTCGGCCTCGCCTGGTTCAAGAGCAGCTACAGCGGAGCCGAAGGCGGCCAGTGCGTAGAAGTCGCGGCTGGTACGGCAGTTGTGCACATCCGGGACTCCAAGGCCATCACCGGACCCCGACTCACCGTGTCGCGCAAGGCATGGGCGGGGTTCGTCGGGCTGGCCTCGTCGGAGTGGTGA